A single genomic interval of Polynucleobacter necessarius harbors:
- the metH gene encoding methionine synthase has product MSKIDKKLMPAMKLSGLEPFNVTADVGFVNIGERTNVTGSKAFARMILNNQFDEALAVARQQVENGAQVIDINMDEAMLDSEAAMTRFLNLIASEPDIARVPIMIDSSKWSVIEAGLKCIQGKPIVNSISLKEGEEPFRKQARLIRRYGAASVVMAFDEVGQADTFKRKTEICQRCYEILVNEIGFSAEDIIFDPNIFAIATGIEEHDNYAVDFINATRWIKENLPGAKVSGGVSNVSFSFRGNDRVREAIHTVFLYHAIQAGMDMGIVNAGQLGVYADLDPELRERVEDVVLNRFKEKDGKTPTERLLEIADQFKGGGAKQVENLVWREAPVRERLTYALVQGITTFIEGDTEELRAEIMGAGGRPIEVIEGPLMDGMNVVGDLFGAGKMFLPQVVKSARVMKQAVAILIPYIEEEKRQHIAAGGDAKAKGKIVMATVKGDVHDIGKNIVTVVLQCNNFEVANMGVMIPCAEILKRAKEENADIVGLSGLITPSLEEMTYVAKEMQRDDYFRERQIPLMIGGATTSRVHTAVKIAPHYDGPVVYVPDASRSVSVASSLLSDESAKKFIQDLRDDYVRIREQHANKKATPTISLEAARTNREMIDWASYVPEKPKFIGRRVFKNFVLSDIAKYIDWTPFFQTWDLAGKFPAILDDEIVGVEARKVYADAKVLLDKLIKGQWLQADAVVAFYPANTVGDDIVLYSDEAREHPLFVWHNLRQQSERPVVDGVRRPNRCLADYVAPKDSGVTDYLGCFAVTTGHGVEKKVAEFQAKHDDYSAIMLKALADRLAEAFAELMHHRVRTDLWGYATDEILTNDQMINEEYRGIRPAPGYPACPAHEVKEDLLRVIGSEDIGMTLTESMAMNPASSVSGFYLAHPDARYFNVGKLSDDQVEDLAKRRGQSVEDTRRQLASLLD; this is encoded by the coding sequence ATGAGTAAGATAGACAAAAAATTGATGCCGGCTATGAAGCTTTCAGGTCTTGAGCCATTTAACGTTACAGCCGATGTTGGGTTCGTCAATATCGGTGAGCGCACTAACGTCACTGGTTCAAAAGCATTTGCCCGCATGATTTTGAATAATCAATTTGATGAAGCGCTCGCAGTAGCACGTCAACAAGTTGAGAATGGCGCGCAAGTCATCGACATCAATATGGATGAAGCGATGCTGGACTCTGAAGCGGCGATGACACGCTTCCTGAATTTAATTGCTTCGGAACCTGATATCGCTCGTGTTCCTATCATGATTGATTCCTCGAAGTGGAGCGTCATTGAAGCAGGATTGAAATGTATTCAAGGTAAGCCCATTGTTAACTCCATCTCCCTTAAAGAGGGTGAGGAGCCTTTCAGAAAGCAAGCGCGCTTAATTCGTCGCTATGGCGCCGCATCAGTAGTCATGGCTTTTGATGAGGTTGGTCAGGCTGATACATTTAAGCGTAAGACTGAAATCTGTCAGCGCTGCTACGAGATTTTGGTTAACGAAATTGGTTTTTCTGCTGAAGATATTATTTTTGATCCAAATATTTTTGCGATTGCTACCGGTATTGAAGAGCATGACAACTATGCGGTGGATTTTATTAATGCCACTCGTTGGATTAAAGAGAATTTGCCGGGCGCCAAAGTCAGCGGCGGTGTTTCTAATGTGAGCTTCTCATTCCGCGGTAATGACCGCGTGCGGGAGGCAATTCATACTGTATTCCTGTACCACGCCATTCAGGCTGGTATGGATATGGGCATCGTGAATGCAGGCCAGCTGGGTGTATACGCCGATTTGGATCCTGAATTACGTGAGCGTGTTGAGGACGTTGTTCTTAATCGCTTTAAAGAGAAAGATGGCAAAACGCCAACGGAGCGTTTGCTTGAAATCGCTGATCAATTTAAGGGCGGCGGCGCAAAGCAAGTTGAAAATTTAGTATGGCGCGAAGCTCCTGTGCGCGAACGTCTTACGTATGCTCTGGTACAGGGTATTACCACCTTCATTGAAGGAGATACGGAAGAGTTGCGTGCGGAAATTATGGGTGCTGGCGGTAGACCAATTGAAGTGATTGAAGGTCCGCTAATGGACGGCATGAATGTCGTTGGCGATTTATTTGGTGCCGGCAAGATGTTCTTGCCTCAGGTGGTTAAGAGTGCGCGCGTGATGAAACAGGCTGTTGCCATTCTGATTCCGTACATCGAAGAAGAAAAGCGTCAACACATTGCTGCTGGTGGCGATGCCAAAGCCAAGGGCAAGATTGTGATGGCGACCGTGAAGGGGGATGTGCACGATATTGGTAAAAATATTGTGACTGTTGTTCTGCAATGCAATAACTTTGAAGTTGCCAATATGGGTGTGATGATTCCTTGCGCAGAGATTCTAAAGCGTGCGAAGGAAGAGAATGCCGATATCGTTGGTCTGTCTGGTTTGATTACGCCATCGCTCGAAGAGATGACTTATGTCGCGAAAGAGATGCAGCGCGATGACTATTTCCGTGAGCGTCAAATCCCGTTGATGATTGGTGGTGCAACTACTTCTCGTGTACACACTGCCGTGAAGATCGCCCCTCATTATGACGGACCAGTAGTCTACGTGCCGGATGCTTCTCGCTCGGTTTCTGTCGCTTCTAGTTTGCTATCAGATGAGAGTGCGAAGAAGTTTATTCAGGATTTGCGCGATGACTATGTGCGTATTCGTGAGCAGCATGCGAATAAGAAAGCGACGCCAACAATTTCTCTCGAAGCGGCGCGTACAAATCGCGAGATGATTGATTGGGCCTCATATGTTCCGGAAAAACCCAAGTTTATTGGCCGTCGCGTATTTAAAAACTTCGTGCTGAGTGATATTGCTAAATACATAGACTGGACACCATTCTTTCAGACATGGGATTTGGCGGGTAAATTCCCAGCAATTCTTGATGATGAGATTGTGGGGGTTGAGGCGCGCAAGGTTTATGCGGATGCCAAAGTATTGCTCGACAAACTCATTAAGGGTCAATGGCTTCAGGCCGATGCGGTAGTTGCTTTTTATCCAGCCAATACGGTTGGTGATGACATCGTTCTGTATAGCGATGAAGCGCGCGAACATCCTTTATTTGTTTGGCATAACTTACGTCAACAGTCTGAGCGTCCGGTAGTGGATGGTGTACGTAGACCTAATCGTTGTTTGGCTGATTATGTTGCGCCAAAAGATTCTGGTGTGACGGATTATCTTGGTTGCTTTGCGGTGACAACAGGCCATGGTGTTGAAAAGAAAGTGGCTGAGTTTCAAGCAAAGCATGATGACTACAGCGCCATTATGTTGAAGGCCTTAGCAGATCGTTTAGCAGAAGCATTTGCTGAATTGATGCACCATCGTGTTCGTACTGATCTGTGGGGTTACGCAACCGATGAGATTTTGACCAATGATCAGATGATTAATGAAGAGTATCGCGGTATTCGTCCAGCCCCTGGCTATCCTGCTTGTCCTGCTCATGAGGTTAAAGAGGATTTATTACGCGTTATTGGCTCTGAGGATATTGGCATGACTCTGACCGAATCTATGGCCATGAATCCGGCTTCCAGCGTCAGCGGTTTTTATTTGGCTCATCCAGATGCGCGCTACTTTAATGTGGGCAAGCTTTCCGATGATCAGGTGGAAGACTTGGCGAAGCGCCGAGGCCAAAGTGTCGAAGATACCCGACGCCAGCTAGCGAGTTTGTTGGATTAA
- a CDS encoding homocysteine S-methyltransferase family protein translates to MQSNGLFQPYTRGQKLPELLKQRILILDGAMGTMIQQYKLTEADYRGFPGNARFADHPGDIKGNNELLVLTQPQIISKIHEQYLDAGADIIETNTFGATSVAQEDYKMAGLAREMNEVSARLARAACEKYSTSDKPRFAAGAIGPTPKTASISPDVNDPGARNVTFDALRASYREQIEGLFAGGVDFFLVETIFDTLNAKAALFALDEFFEETGERLPVMISGTVTDASGRILSGQTVEAFWNSLRHIKPLTFGLNCALGAALMRPYIAELARICDAAVSCYPNAGLPNPMSDTGFDETPEITSSLVDCFAKDGLVNVVGGCCGTTPDHIRAIANAVAKRKPRAFYRENEQVAA, encoded by the coding sequence ATGCAATCTAATGGTTTGTTCCAGCCTTACACCCGCGGTCAAAAGCTGCCTGAGCTTTTAAAGCAGCGCATTCTGATTTTGGATGGCGCCATGGGCACCATGATTCAGCAATACAAGTTAACTGAAGCCGACTACCGTGGTTTTCCGGGGAACGCACGCTTTGCCGATCATCCTGGCGACATTAAAGGTAACAACGAGTTATTGGTTCTGACTCAACCCCAAATCATTAGCAAGATTCATGAGCAGTATTTAGATGCGGGTGCAGACATTATTGAGACCAATACTTTTGGCGCGACTTCAGTAGCGCAGGAAGATTACAAAATGGCTGGTCTAGCTCGCGAGATGAATGAAGTCTCTGCTAGATTGGCACGCGCTGCTTGTGAAAAATATAGCACTTCTGACAAGCCACGTTTTGCTGCTGGCGCGATTGGGCCTACACCTAAGACCGCGAGTATTTCACCAGATGTAAATGATCCAGGTGCACGTAATGTCACTTTTGATGCTTTACGTGCTTCCTATCGCGAACAAATTGAAGGTTTATTTGCTGGCGGCGTAGATTTCTTTTTAGTCGAAACGATTTTCGATACGCTGAATGCCAAGGCTGCACTTTTTGCGCTTGATGAATTTTTTGAGGAGACTGGTGAGCGTTTACCAGTGATGATTTCTGGTACAGTGACCGATGCATCTGGACGTATTTTGTCTGGTCAAACCGTTGAAGCGTTTTGGAATAGCTTGCGTCACATCAAGCCGCTCACCTTTGGTTTGAACTGTGCCCTGGGTGCTGCCTTGATGCGTCCTTATATCGCAGAGTTGGCGCGTATTTGCGATGCCGCTGTCTCTTGCTATCCTAATGCGGGCTTGCCGAATCCCATGAGTGATACCGGCTTTGATGAGACCCCAGAGATTACCTCTAGCTTGGTTGATTGCTTTGCTAAGGACGGCTTAGTCAATGTAGTTGGTGGCTGCTGCGGTACTACGCCTGATCATATTCGCGCAATTGCAAATGCTGTCGCGAAAAGAAAGCCACGCGCTTTCTATCGTGAAAATGAGCAGGTGGCAGCATGA
- a CDS encoding PhaM family polyhydroxyalkanoate granule multifunctional regulatory protein, translated as MFKTMWGQGAAGQAGQFPFTADASKAAGGFGAAFPGLDVDELEKRIKDLKSVENWLNLNLNILKSTIQGLEVQHATMMALKSFGDAVSAAGAAATGASESSESKTTSAKPQKTATRRRRKAGDATYLDEVGNSDEQ; from the coding sequence ATGTTTAAAACCATGTGGGGGCAAGGTGCGGCAGGTCAAGCTGGACAGTTTCCCTTTACAGCGGATGCATCAAAGGCTGCCGGGGGCTTTGGAGCCGCATTTCCCGGCCTAGATGTAGATGAGCTAGAAAAACGCATTAAAGACCTGAAAAGCGTTGAAAACTGGCTCAATTTGAATCTGAATATCCTTAAATCCACTATTCAAGGCCTCGAAGTTCAGCACGCAACGATGATGGCGCTCAAATCCTTTGGAGATGCCGTATCAGCAGCGGGCGCAGCGGCAACTGGTGCTAGCGAATCATCTGAAAGCAAAACAACTAGCGCTAAACCGCAGAAAACCGCAACACGTCGTCGTCGCAAAGCTGGCGACGCAACTTATCTCGACGAAGTAGGTAATTCAGATGAGCAATAG
- a CDS encoding DUF1289 domain-containing protein: MTSRFAFPTVPSLCINWYDINPENGFCRGCYRTLTEIADWSDLTNPEKLEALAQIPNRKPQAPQ, from the coding sequence TTGACTTCTAGGTTTGCGTTTCCAACAGTTCCATCGCTTTGCATTAATTGGTATGACATTAATCCTGAAAATGGTTTTTGTCGTGGCTGCTATCGTACCTTGACTGAAATTGCCGATTGGTCAGATCTGACCAATCCTGAAAAGCTCGAGGCATTAGCGCAAATCCCCAATCGCAAACCTCAAGCTCCACAATAA
- a CDS encoding glutathione S-transferase N-terminal domain-containing protein, whose protein sequence is MLRLWGRKTSINVQKVLWCLAELGLQEGQDFERIDAGLHFGINNTPEFLKLNPNGLVPTLEDGNVVLWESNTIFR, encoded by the coding sequence ATGTTGCGTTTATGGGGTCGTAAAACTTCAATCAATGTTCAAAAAGTGCTGTGGTGTCTTGCTGAGTTAGGGCTACAAGAAGGTCAAGATTTTGAACGCATCGATGCCGGACTTCACTTTGGCATCAATAACACGCCAGAGTTTTTAAAACTCAACCCCAATGGCTTAGTACCAACGCTAGAAGATGGCAATGTAGTGCTTTGGGAATCCAATACCATCTTTCGTTAG
- a CDS encoding TolC family protein, protein MGEIPSNANIAKFELANLHFPEKLLLSVPSSLVRQRPDVRAAEAQLKAQNAFVGVATANLLPQFNITGSIGAAALTSNGLFGPNSALWTLGGGILQPLFQGGALLAQRRDAIANYEQAAFQYQATVLNAFQEVANALRALETGAQAQGSIRCGA, encoded by the coding sequence GTGGGTGAGATTCCGAGTAATGCAAATATTGCGAAGTTTGAGTTGGCTAATTTGCATTTTCCGGAAAAGCTTCTCTTATCGGTCCCCTCAAGCTTAGTGCGCCAACGTCCGGATGTACGCGCAGCAGAGGCTCAGTTAAAGGCTCAGAATGCCTTTGTGGGTGTTGCAACAGCCAACTTATTGCCACAATTTAATATCACAGGCTCCATCGGGGCCGCTGCGCTAACTTCAAATGGTTTGTTTGGGCCAAACTCAGCCCTATGGACTCTTGGGGGCGGCATTTTGCAACCCCTGTTTCAGGGTGGTGCTTTATTGGCGCAACGTCGTGACGCCATTGCAAACTACGAGCAAGCCGCTTTTCAATATCAAGCTACAGTCTTAAATGCATTTCAAGAGGTAGCTAATGCATTACGCGCATTAGAGACTGGTGCGCAAGCGCAAGGCAGCATCCGATGCGGAGCGTGA
- the glmS gene encoding glutamine--fructose-6-phosphate transaminase (isomerizing) — translation MCGIVGAASHKNIVDVLVEGLRRLEYRGYDSCGFAVINGNDAKHPIARARTTARVSELAEQGKDFIGTLGIAHTRWATHGKPDTQNAHPHVSNGLIAVVHNGILENYEALRADLKVAGYEFTSETDTEVIAHLVHQQYVASGQKDIAQSVKAVLSKLHGAYAIGVIAQDNPSTLVGARVGSPLVVAIGDREHFLASDALALAGRAHSMLYLDEGDIAVLKADRVEVIDQAGQLAQRELKPMPAQTDSVDLGPYQHYMQKEIFEQPSAIGDTLANIAEFGPGLFNANPEDWKAFDQILILACGTSYYSACVAKYWLEDIAGIPTQVEIASEYRYRTTVPNPKTLIVVVSQSGETADTLAALRHAKTLGHRYTLAICNVASSAMVRETDWHCLTKAGAEIGVASTKAFTTQLLALYLLAVSLAKRGDRIVAEKEKQFLRELRHLPKALHAVLALEPQIIAWSDAFAKCENALFLGRGMHYPIALEGALKLKEISYIHAEAYPAGELKHGPLALVTDKVPVVTVAPNDVLLEKLKSNMQEVKARGGKLYVFADQDSNIASTEGINVIKLPEHYGNLSPILHVVPLQLLAYHTACARGTDVDKPRNLAKSVTVE, via the coding sequence ATGTGCGGTATTGTTGGTGCGGCTTCTCATAAGAATATTGTTGATGTTTTGGTCGAAGGTTTGCGCCGTCTTGAGTATCGCGGTTATGACTCTTGTGGATTCGCGGTTATCAACGGCAATGATGCTAAGCATCCGATTGCGCGGGCTCGCACTACAGCGCGCGTTTCCGAGTTGGCCGAGCAGGGCAAAGACTTCATTGGCACACTTGGTATTGCGCATACGCGCTGGGCGACGCACGGCAAGCCAGATACTCAAAATGCGCATCCACATGTTTCTAATGGCTTAATCGCAGTTGTTCATAACGGCATTCTTGAGAACTACGAAGCACTTCGTGCTGACTTAAAGGTCGCTGGCTATGAATTTACCTCTGAAACCGATACTGAAGTAATTGCGCATTTAGTTCATCAGCAATATGTAGCGAGTGGGCAAAAAGATATTGCACAGTCAGTGAAAGCAGTGCTTTCAAAATTACATGGGGCATATGCGATTGGCGTTATTGCTCAAGATAATCCAAGCACTCTAGTGGGCGCACGCGTTGGGTCGCCTTTAGTGGTGGCGATTGGTGATCGTGAGCACTTTTTGGCTTCTGACGCCTTGGCGTTGGCGGGTCGCGCTCATTCGATGTTGTACTTGGATGAGGGTGATATTGCAGTCCTTAAGGCCGACAGGGTTGAGGTGATTGACCAAGCTGGCCAACTTGCTCAACGAGAGCTAAAGCCGATGCCTGCGCAAACTGACTCAGTGGATCTAGGCCCATATCAGCATTACATGCAAAAAGAAATTTTTGAGCAGCCTAGCGCTATCGGTGACACGCTTGCCAATATTGCCGAGTTTGGTCCGGGGCTATTTAATGCAAATCCCGAAGACTGGAAAGCATTTGATCAAATTTTGATCTTGGCTTGTGGCACTAGTTATTACTCTGCATGCGTAGCTAAATATTGGTTAGAGGATATCGCAGGCATTCCAACGCAAGTCGAAATTGCGAGTGAATATCGCTATCGAACCACAGTACCCAATCCAAAAACTTTAATTGTGGTGGTCTCTCAGTCTGGTGAAACGGCTGATACCTTGGCCGCCCTGCGCCATGCCAAGACGCTTGGTCATCGGTACACCTTAGCAATCTGTAACGTAGCAAGCAGTGCCATGGTTCGTGAAACCGATTGGCATTGCTTAACGAAGGCGGGCGCTGAGATTGGCGTTGCTTCAACGAAAGCCTTCACTACGCAACTCCTGGCACTTTATCTGCTGGCGGTTTCATTGGCAAAGCGCGGCGACAGAATTGTTGCTGAAAAAGAAAAACAATTTCTGCGTGAGCTGCGTCACTTACCAAAGGCCTTGCATGCGGTTTTAGCCCTTGAGCCACAAATTATTGCGTGGAGCGATGCATTTGCTAAATGTGAGAACGCGCTTTTCTTGGGTCGCGGAATGCACTATCCGATTGCGCTTGAGGGCGCACTTAAGCTCAAGGAAATTTCTTATATTCATGCTGAAGCCTATCCAGCGGGTGAGTTAAAGCACGGTCCATTAGCTCTAGTTACGGACAAGGTGCCTGTGGTTACCGTTGCGCCAAATGATGTTCTATTGGAAAAGTTGAAATCCAATATGCAAGAAGTAAAAGCGCGCGGCGGCAAGCTTTATGTATTTGCTGATCAAGATAGCAATATCGCAAGCACCGAGGGTATTAATGTCATTAAGCTGCCTGAGCACTATGGCAATCTCTCACCTATTTTGCATGTAGTTCCTCTGCAGTTGCTGGCATATCACACAGCCTGTGCACGTGGAACGGATGTTGATAAACCCAGAAATTTGGCAAAGAGTGTAACGGTTGAATAA
- the glmU gene encoding bifunctional UDP-N-acetylglucosamine diphosphorylase/glucosamine-1-phosphate N-acetyltransferase GlmU, giving the protein MNIVILAAGQGNRMKSVLPKVLQTLAGKPLLQHVLKTALSLQDKKSKTGPVVVVGHGAADVKTFLLNTSKENPGFSEVVTALQAEQKGTGHALLQALPKLDVQKSTLVLYGDVPLTTQKTLAKLAKLADGVLGQDGALALLTQNLSNPTGYGRIVRDAEGAVKEIVEEKDATPAQKAIQEINTGIMVLPTNSLKKWLKSLRASNAQGEYYLTDVIAMAVKDGVPIRTTQADDEFETVGVNSRDQLAALERVHQLNIANQLMDAGVSLTDPARIDVRGILECGTDVSIDVGCVFEGCVTLADGTKIGPYCVIRNSVIGKDVSIHAYSHVDGAKVGNQSVIGPYARLRPGADLSNDVHIGNFVEVKNSRIAANSKANHLAYVGDSIVGSRVNIGAGTITCNYDGVNKHQTIIEDDVFIGSDTQLVAPVRVGRGATLGAGTTLTKDAPANQLTVSRAKQISFQWQRPVKQEKKSAIKKSSAKKPVAKKASSKKIVIKKVAVKKAVKKTVKKTVKGKK; this is encoded by the coding sequence ATGAATATCGTCATATTGGCTGCTGGGCAAGGAAATCGGATGAAATCCGTGCTACCCAAGGTCCTGCAAACTTTGGCAGGAAAACCTTTACTTCAGCACGTTCTTAAGACTGCTCTATCGCTTCAAGACAAGAAGTCAAAAACGGGTCCTGTTGTTGTAGTTGGACATGGCGCGGCTGATGTGAAAACATTTTTACTGAATACCAGCAAAGAAAATCCTGGCTTTAGCGAAGTGGTGACTGCGCTCCAAGCTGAGCAAAAAGGGACTGGTCACGCGCTATTGCAAGCATTGCCTAAGTTAGATGTTCAAAAGTCTACTCTGGTTTTGTATGGCGATGTGCCGCTCACTACCCAAAAGACGCTTGCAAAATTGGCAAAATTGGCAGACGGTGTTCTCGGGCAAGATGGTGCGCTCGCACTGCTGACGCAAAACCTAAGCAACCCTACTGGCTATGGCCGTATCGTGCGCGATGCCGAGGGTGCCGTAAAAGAGATTGTTGAGGAGAAGGATGCAACTCCAGCGCAAAAAGCAATTCAAGAAATCAATACCGGCATCATGGTATTGCCAACAAACTCATTAAAGAAGTGGCTCAAGTCTTTGCGTGCAAGCAATGCGCAGGGTGAGTATTACTTAACGGATGTGATTGCCATGGCGGTTAAAGATGGTGTACCCATTCGTACCACGCAGGCCGACGATGAGTTTGAAACCGTTGGTGTTAATAGTCGCGATCAACTAGCTGCGCTCGAGCGTGTGCATCAACTGAATATCGCGAATCAATTAATGGATGCGGGAGTCTCTCTTACGGATCCAGCCCGCATCGATGTGCGCGGAATCTTAGAGTGCGGCACGGATGTATCAATTGATGTGGGTTGCGTATTTGAGGGCTGTGTCACTTTGGCCGATGGCACAAAGATCGGCCCTTACTGTGTGATTCGCAATAGCGTGATTGGCAAGGATGTGAGCATTCATGCTTACAGTCATGTCGATGGAGCAAAGGTGGGCAACCAGTCCGTGATTGGTCCTTACGCACGTTTACGCCCCGGCGCAGACTTATCAAATGATGTGCACATTGGTAATTTTGTGGAAGTGAAGAACAGCAGGATTGCCGCTAACAGTAAGGCCAATCATTTGGCTTATGTTGGAGATTCGATTGTTGGCTCAAGAGTTAATATTGGTGCTGGCACAATTACTTGCAATTACGATGGTGTGAATAAGCATCAGACCATTATTGAAGACGACGTGTTCATTGGTTCGGATACCCAGTTAGTTGCGCCCGTGCGCGTCGGTCGTGGAGCTACATTGGGTGCAGGCACCACCCTCACCAAGGATGCGCCGGCAAATCAACTGACAGTATCTAGGGCAAAGCAAATTTCATTTCAGTGGCAACGTCCTGTTAAGCAGGAAAAGAAAAGCGCTATTAAAAAGTCATCCGCAAAAAAACCGGTAGCTAAAAAAGCAAGCTCTAAAAAAATAGTCATCAAGAAAGTGGCTGTCAAAAAAGCGGTTAAGAAAACTGTCAAGAAGACTGTTAAGGGTAAAAAATAA
- the ttcA gene encoding tRNA 2-thiocytidine(32) synthetase TtcA, whose translation MGDIRKVVFEENKLEKKLCRLVGQAIGDFGMIEDGDKVMVCVSGGKDSYAILDILMKLRERAPISFEIVAVNLDQKQPNFPAEILPNYLKGLGIQYHIEEQDTYSIVKRVIPEGKTTCGLCSRLRRGILYRVADELGATKIALGHHRDDILETLMLNMFYAGKLKGMPPKLRSDDGKHIVIRPLAYVPEKLLERYAGGMNFPIIPCDLCGSQPNLQRQVMKEMLREWEKKHPGRVENLFRSMHHIVPSHLMDREAFDFKNLEISTELSGIAARSSGDKAIDEAELDELACGTMIQAIYNPPL comes from the coding sequence ATGGGCGATATTCGTAAAGTTGTCTTCGAAGAAAACAAGTTAGAGAAAAAGCTTTGTCGCTTGGTAGGTCAAGCTATTGGTGACTTTGGCATGATTGAAGATGGTGATAAAGTTATGGTGTGCGTATCAGGTGGTAAAGATAGTTACGCCATACTCGATATTTTGATGAAGCTGCGTGAACGCGCGCCCATCAGTTTTGAAATAGTGGCAGTCAACTTAGATCAGAAGCAGCCTAATTTCCCCGCGGAAATATTGCCCAATTACCTAAAGGGCTTGGGCATTCAGTATCACATCGAAGAGCAAGATACCTACAGCATTGTTAAGCGCGTTATTCCTGAAGGCAAAACTACTTGTGGCTTATGTTCGCGATTGCGTCGTGGCATTTTGTATCGCGTTGCGGATGAGTTGGGCGCAACTAAAATTGCCTTAGGCCATCATCGTGATGACATTTTAGAAACCTTGATGCTCAATATGTTCTATGCGGGCAAACTCAAGGGTATGCCGCCAAAATTACGATCGGATGATGGCAAACATATCGTGATTCGGCCTTTGGCGTATGTCCCGGAAAAGTTATTGGAACGTTATGCGGGGGGTATGAACTTCCCCATCATTCCATGTGATTTATGTGGAAGTCAGCCTAATCTCCAGCGCCAGGTTATGAAAGAAATGCTACGCGAGTGGGAAAAGAAGCATCCAGGTCGGGTGGAGAACTTATTTCGCTCGATGCACCATATCGTCCCATCTCATTTAATGGATCGCGAGGCCTTTGATTTCAAAAACCTAGAGATTTCTACCGAGCTATCCGGTATTGCTGCCAGATCCTCTGGCGACAAGGCGATAGATGAGGCTGAATTAGACGAATTAGCCTGCGGAACCATGATTCAGGCGATTTATAATCCCCCTTTATGA
- a CDS encoding dihydroneopterin aldolase, whose translation MHAILSHPALVDCRRLFLRNYEIYINIGVHDFEKKAEQRVILNVDLYIPLAMNTPTQDQLDEVVDYDFMRETIKSRASQGHIHLQETFCDDIVTAMLLHPKVLAARVSTAKPDVYPDCHSVGVEAFRIKAS comes from the coding sequence ATGCACGCTATTCTTTCTCATCCCGCCCTTGTTGACTGTCGTCGTTTATTTCTGCGTAACTATGAAATTTATATCAACATTGGCGTTCATGACTTTGAGAAAAAAGCGGAGCAGCGCGTTATTCTAAATGTGGATTTATATATTCCCTTGGCTATGAATACGCCAACCCAAGACCAATTGGATGAAGTCGTGGATTACGACTTTATGCGCGAAACCATTAAGTCCAGAGCCTCTCAGGGCCATATTCACCTGCAGGAAACCTTCTGCGACGACATCGTGACTGCGATGTTGCTGCACCCCAAAGTATTGGCAGCACGTGTGAGCACGGCAAAGCCGGATGTGTATCCCGACTGTCATTCAGTGGGTGTGGAAGCATTTCGTATCAAGGCTTCTTAA